The nucleotide sequence cgggcgagagcgacgcgatggaggagcCGAGGATGGCGGGTTCCCTTGGGCGGATCTGCGACCGACGGGCGTCAGCTGGAACGCGTCCGGGTACTCCCTCGCGGTGTCGTACGGCAGGTTCGACGTCACCGGCTGGTGCGACTCCCCCGGGGCGCTCTGCGTGTGGAACCTGCGACGCGCAGACGTGGACCCGGGGCGACCGCACGTCGTGATGgagacgtcgtcgtgtcTGCAGTGCGTGGCGTTTCATCCGCAAAAACcaaacgtcgtcgccgcgggatcgctcgacggcgaggtgatGGTCTGGGACCTCGCCATCGACACGGACGCTGCGGGGGTGCCCGCgaagggggtgccgacggggggtgccgacggggtgccgaggtcgggcggcgggaagggTAGCGCGGTTGGGGACGCGTTGGTTGGTAAGagcgaggtgagcgacgcgtcgcacaGGGAGCCGGTGACGTGCGTCGGGTGGATGCGAAACCCCGAAgccgttacgaccgttacgaccgcCGGGGTTGGGGGCGggcacgacgacggcacgtACGAGCTCGTGAGCGCGGGATCGGACGGCCGCGTGCTGGTGTGGGATTTAAGTGACGTGTCCCAGGGACCCGTGTACGGGTACGAGCTCGCAGCCGTGAACGAGGCTtcgggcgcgatgacgacgtggggggcgtcgtgcgcggcgttTTCGGAGCCGTTTCGGAGCCGTTTCGGAGCCGCTGGAGTGGGTTCGCGCTCGAACGGGgccacgacgacgcacgTAGAGCCCGGTTCGTTCTACGCGGGATCGGACGGCGGGCCGGTGTTCAGGTGCGCTTTAAGGCACTCGCGGGTGACGAGAAGAGAGTTTCGGGACCGACTCAAGGACTCCGGCGTCGCTCCCCCGATGTATTCGCCCATCAAACAGACGCACGACGGCCACGTaggcgcgacgcacgcggtgtGCGTGAACCCTCACGACCAGAGGGTCTTCGCgacgtgcggcggcgacggcgccctgcgCGTGTACACGCGCTACGTCCGTTCCGGAGTcgtgacggcgacgtccgctcCCGGGGCgctgttcgccgcggggtggtcgccgacgaggccggcgctgatcgcgtgcggcggcgtcggcgggaggGTGTGCCTCTACGACctcacggcgacgggcggtgaGGACGTGCAGCCCACGGAGCAGTTCAgggcgtgcgacgcgggcaCGGACGTCCAGGCCATCGCGTTTAACCCGGCGTTGCCCGAGTACCTCGCCACGGCGGATGCGAGGTTCGTGCGGGTGtgggagctcggcgcggggttgaCGACGGAGAGGGCCGGGGAGAGGCGGgtcatcgacgccatcgccggggcggagacggcggcggaggcggcggcggcgctcgacgcggccaaGGCTTCGAGGCGATAGCGGCGATAGAGGCGAGGTAGCCGTCGATGaaccgtcgacgtcgacgcaaTCAAATCAAACCGGGGGTTTATTTAGTCACTACTCTCACTCTCACGAgtcccgccaccgcgcctcggcgtccacctcggctTCCCGAACCCCCCGTTTGGGGTCCTTCGCCAAACCCCGAAGTGTGTTCCTCATCACAGCGCCCTTCGcaggcgcgccgcctcgtacccttgcagcggcggcggctgcggcgacgacctcgaccccGGCCtgccgctcgccgacgcgcccgcggcgtactTGAGCCTTCGAgcgttgtcgtcgtccgcgacgtctgCGTTGAGtgcctcgacgccgaagtCGTCGGGTCCCCCCCTCGGCTTGGGCTGACCCGCGTACGCCCTCCCGCCCAGCCGCAGGtcgtccttcgccttggccaggTACGGATCGGAAGCCGTGCCaaagccgacgccgccagccgtgtcCTCGCCCGTCTCGGCGTGGTAGGGCAAGCCGCCCATCTGCGCCACGA is from Micromonas commoda chromosome 12, complete sequence and encodes:
- a CDS encoding predicted protein, with the translated sequence MVAALEENERSATFGWDLSSAADATGLDDPAACSIAPMHSLSPHHPDAFVGRERRDGGAEDGGFPWADLRPTGVSWNASGYSLAVSYGRFDVTGWCDSPGALCVWNLRRADVDPGRPHVVMETSSCLQCVAFHPQKPNVVAAGSLDGEVMVWDLAIDTDAAGVPAKGVPTGGADGVPRSGGGKGSAVGDALVGKSEVSDASHREPVTCVGWMRNPEAVTTVTTAGVGGGHDDGTYELVSAGSDGRVLVWDLSDVSQGPVYGYELAAVNEASGAMTTWGASCAAFSEPFRSRFGAAGVGSRSNGATTTHVEPGSFYAGSDGGPVFRCALRHSRVTRREFRDRLKDSGVAPPMYSPIKQTHDGHVGATHAVCVNPHDQRVFATCGGDGALRVYTRYVRSGVVTATSAPGALFAAGWSPTRPALIACGGVGGRVCLYDLTATGGEDVQPTEQFRACDAGTDVQAIAFNPALPEYLATADARFVRVWELGAGLTTERAGERRVIDAIAGAETAAEAAAALDAAKASRR